The segment CATCCTTAATTCATTTGCATCTTCAAAGTATCGCTCTAAACTCTTGCTCCTTTCTACAAAAATTTTCGTAGCATATCATAAATAGGTCTTGTGAATTCAATGATACAATCAACAACATCCCACTGATGATCACTTAAAAATCAAATCTTTCACTTTTTGAGCTTTTCCAACATCATCCTTCCTATAAGAAGCCCATTAGTCACTAATGGCCATGGCTTGAAGGCCtctttttatcaacttcaacCTTTTCAGCATGACAATAACTGAAGCAAATCTAGTATCAACAACTTGGAGCAGTTTTAATGGACAAAATTCATTAAAGATTGCCAACCTCATTGAATGGTTCATGATAAAAACACGTAAGAAGGATGCATCATTAGCAACACGTATAATCCAACTACGTTTCTCATATGTAACTTCATTCTTTTCAGTGTTTTTTTCTGcacaaatatttttcaaagctAGATTGAGAGTGTGGACAACATATGTTGTCCAAAATATTTTGGGATACTAACCATCAATAAGAGCTCCAGCAGCCTTCATCACATTAGCTTTATCAGTGATGACTTGGACAACTTTTTCATATCCAATCTCTTTTATAGCATCCTTCAACAACTCAGTAATAAAATGTTTGTCTTTGTACTCACTTGACCCACCAATTGCCTTTATAAACATTGGATCCCCATCTGATGCAACCATTATATTAATAAGAGGTCTTCTTTGTGTATTTGACTATCTACCAAAAACTATACTTACACCATTTGCAAGCCAAGAGTCCTTAATTAGTTTCAAAAGTCTTTCAAcatttgctctttctttttgcaaaagTGTTCTTCTCAAGGCATTGTATCCAGGAGGAACATAACTTGGAATGTTATGGGCAGCAGCATATGCTTAGAAATTACGATAATTTGGGTCCCTTGCAAAGTGAAATGGAAGCCCACCAATATAAAACATCCTAGCAATTCTACTGTTCAATTCAGCTCTAGCACTATTCTGGAATGCTCTCTCCAAAGGAGAATTCGCAATTATCTTCCTCCTCTTACCATCAACCACTGCATCTGTACTATCACTCCCTTCCTGTCCCTAGAATGAGGGAATAGGCCCAGGGAGaggtggggggggggtgggtAAGGGAATTCAACTTTTGCGTTCTCGCTCTAACTTATCATTCTCAACCTAATCATGCACTCTCTGCATTTACAATCTATGGCCTGATGTCACTTTCATACATGCTTTAATACCTTTAccactaatttttaataaatgagcCTTAACCCTAGAATAGGATCCCACAAAAGTTCCATCACACTTAAAATGTGTGTTTCCAACTGATTTAGAAGTAGAACCAACAGGTTTTTCCAATTTAGTTACATACTTCCAAAGAAGACCTTCATTTGATGAAGGTTTTGTGCTAGTAGCTTCATCCattgaaaattcaataatttcaaTTTAAGTTGTTTGACCTAcaaataatttgacaaatatataataactaaataaGAAATCAAGTAATCAATTCAAGTCTCAACATTACagcttatataaaaaattaaaaaaatcagatagtAGATACATATTGAGAGACAGATATATAATGAGCAATAGAGCATGTGAGAGTATAATGGAGAGTTAGAATGAAAGCAAAATACCTGAGTAAGCTTGGGACTTGGGTCAGTGAGCTTGAGGCCGAGAGATGACAAGTGAGCTTAGGCAATGAGGCAAAGGAGAGATTTTGAGTGAGTGGCCGTGGGTTAGGGAGTGAGAGAGGTAAGACGGAGAGTGAGAGAACGAGAAAGGCAGAGAAATTTGTCGTTTGAAAGGgataagggttttttttattattttcttttggtttaaagttgcttcaaagttcaaaacgCTGAGTTTtgtattgttattatttttttactagaaTTTCAACTTGATTCAAAGTCGGCTTTGACCTGATTTGGCTTGTTTTTGCCAATACGGCCTGATTCTGCCTAAATTGGCGCAAAactgcaaacaaaaaaaaggacatGCCACTGACCCGTGTGTAGCGGCGTCAACTGCCGCATAGCTCGTCCGTGCGTGTCGGGTGCGGGTGTGGAGGCCTTGCAGCTGCACCCATGCTTCCTAGGGCTATATTAGATTTTGAACAAGATATAGCTAAAAGCCTTATATCTCTCTGACTCTCACTGTTGTAAGCTGCACCTtcagaattaaaaaacaaaaaacaaagtagATGCCTTCTTCCTACCATCTTATGGGCAATAAtctattttttgtaataataaaattagaaaaaaagggACAATAGTCCATTGGTTCACAGCTTATCACAATCTGCCGCATTAGTACTATAACCCAATATAATTCTCTAAGAGCATTCCCAACAAAGAAGGTACAATcgctaaaaattgattttagcAACTTTTATTTCACAAAAAACACACTAGGTTGCTATACTCAAAATTTTAACAACTGAGCTACAGTTGGCTGGTATAAATAACAGGCTACTGTGGCTCAacacttaaataataataataatattttaatacttctctctcatttcttctctcttttcttccttcttttcctcTCACCGTactcattttcttctctcttttcttctttctctcttcttctttcaccGGCCTTTGGCTTTCTTTCACCCCAAGAGAAAAACTTtgagattttgggtttgggtttgagcaaaaatcaaaagaaattgaattttgggTTAGAGGAAACCTtgagattttgggtttgggtctgAGCAAAAATCAAAAGAGGTGGGGCTGGTCGgagtgtggtggtggtggttggttgtgggtttgtggagGATGGCCAGTCGGAGCGTGGTGGTGgctggttgtgggtttgtggagGTGGGGCTGTGGGTTTGGGATTGTGGAGGTGGGGTTATGGGTTTGTGGAGGTGGTGAGTGTGGGGTTGTGGGTTTTGAAGGATGGCCGGTTGGAGCGTGGCAGTgtttggttgtgggtttgtcGGGGGTGGGGTTGTGGCTTGCTTCAGacgaaagagaagaaaagaggagaAGGAACAGAGaaatgaataattaaaaaaaagaaaaaaaaaaaaaaagaatgggggagagaaatgaataaaaaatgaatagtttttttAGGTAatgtaaaaaatagaaaatttgaagCAGGGTATATTGTAAGTTGTGttgataaaatagcttttttaagttgttaaatgttaaaaatttttccatttttattgtgaatgctctaattaGCTGTAAAATTGTAAATGTTGTCAGCTTTCAGCTTTCTTGTGTGTTGCACTAACGGCACGTGTGAAGACGGTAGGAGACCATTATCTTCAGTATGTTAATGTCATTTACGTTGGCTTCTTTTGTCCTTCAATTTGATTACActtttcctctaaaaaaaattaacaaaatttgttTACACTTTCGTTGTTGCCATCGTTTTTAATTGGCCTTTATTTGCCTATACTCTCAAGACAGCAGCAATTGAAAATGGAGTTTCTTACGGAGACCGTAAAAGTATTCGTTGAAAAAACTGTGGGTTACACAATTGCAGCAGTCGGACGTCAGATGGGTTATCTTCGctacaaaaaaaatgttgacaATCTAAATAACAAATTTGACGATCTCAAAGGTGCTAGAGATGGTGTGCAGCGTAAGGTTCAAGCTGCTAGTTACAATGTAGAAGAAATTGAAGCTAACGTCCAGAGGTGGCAGACACGTGTTCAGGGGATCACTGCAGAGGTAGAAGAATTCTTTGAAAAGGAAGGCCAAGCAAAGTTGAAGTGTTTTAATTTGAAGGCCCGTTATCAGATTGGAAAAAAAGCACACAAGATGGGATTGGCTGTCAAGGAACTCAAGGATGAGGCGGACACGTTCCATACAGTAGGCCACCGTGTCCCTATAGATGGGGGTACTACTATTTCTACTAAAGGTTATGAGGACTTTGAATcaagaaaatcaatttttgaCGGAGTTATGAAGGCTCTAAAAGATGATACTATTCCTGCCATTGGGGTTTGTGGGATGGGCGGCTTGGGCAAGACCATGCTTGTTGGAAAAATTGCAACACAAGCCATGAAAGACAAGTTATTTGAAAGGATTGTTACAGTAGTTGTATCCCAAACTCCAAACTTGAAACAGATTCAGAAAGAAATTGCAAAAGAATTACAGTTGAAGTTTAAAGATGAGGACACTGATTTTCAACAAGCACATTTGCTACGTGAGCggttgaagaaagaaaagatcctTTTAATTGTAGATGATATTTGGAACAAGATTGACTTGGATGCTCTTGGAATTTCTCTCGGGGACGATCGCAAAGGAAGCAAACTATTGCTAACATCTAGATTTCGAGATGTATTAGTCAATGATATGGATGCTGAAAAGATATTCCAAGTTGAAGTTCTATCAAACGAAGAAGCTAAATTCTTGTTTGTAAAGATAGTGGGCGATTTTGCTGAAACCTTGAATTTCCAATCTACCATGGTTGAGGTTGTCAAAGAATGTGCAGGCTTACCGATTGCAATTACAACAGTTGCGAAtacattgaaaaataaaaagaacccaAATGTTTGGAAGGATGCCTTGCAACAGTTAAAAAGGGCAAATCCAACACAGATCAAAGGGATGCACGAGAAGGTATACTTGAgtataaagtttagttacaattTTTTAAGTAAGGAAGCGCAATCTTTATTCTTGTTCTGCAGTTCATTTAAAGAAGATATGGTCATACAAATAGATCTCTTATGGAGATATTTGGTGGGTTTGGACTTCCTTGAAGATGTTTATAAAATGGAAGAAGTGAGGAATAGGGTCCACACGTTGGTCGAAATTCTAAAAGATTCTTGCTTGCTGTTAGAAGGTAAATGGAGTGGTACATTTAAAATGCATGATGTCATTCGTGATGTTGCCATACATATTGcagacaaagaaaagaaaatgttaaccATAAGAAGTTCAGATGATTCGGAAAAATTGTccaatatgaaaaaaatgaaagactCCATTGGAATCGCACTTTTTGAAGCCAAGTTTAGTGAGCTTCCTCAAAGGTTGGAGTGTCCGCAACTTAACTTCATTATTTTGGGTGATAAAGAAAATTCTTTGCAGATTCCTAATCACATTTTTGAAGgggcaaaaaatttaaaagttttagTTTTGATGAGACTAAGTCTCCCACTTCCTTCATCCCTTTCACTTCTTCAGAACCTCCAGACATTGGCTTTGGTTGAGTGCGATTCAGAAGACTTGGCTTTAATTGGAGAATTGAAGAATTTGAAAGCTCTTGTCCTAGTTGATTCCAAGATTGAGAACTTACCCATAGGAATAAGGCAATTGACTCACCTTCAATTGTTGGATTTGAGAAGGTGCACCGAACTTGAAGCCATTCCATCAAATgtattatcaaatttaaaaaatttggaagAAATACACATGAATCAGAGCTTTAATCAATGGCAGGTTGGCGGAGAAATTACAGAAAGAAGCAATGCTAGAGTCTCAGAGTTAGATCATTTATTACACTTGACGACATTATGTATACATATTCCGAATCCCAATATTCTACCAAATGCCTTACTTTTTGATAAGTTGGTGAGATATGAAATATTAATAGGCCCTGATTGGTATTGGAATAGTAATAGCCGTGTTGAGTTTGAAATCTCAAGAACATTGAAAATTGACCTTGATAGAAGCTTACAAGAAGAGGatggaattaaaattttattgaaaggtTGCGAACATCTCACTTTGGCTCCTGGGAAGGGTattaaaaatattctttctgAAGTTGATAAGGAAGGTTTTCCACGATTGAAGCATCTTTATGTTCAAAACAGTGTTGAGATTCAATACATCATTGATTCGATATGTGTTGCCTTTCCAGTTTTAGAGTTACTTTCTCTAGTCAATATGATCAATTTGGAAAATATATGCCATAACCAACTTGCAATGGGGTCTTTCCACAACTTGAGAAAGTTAGAAATAAGAAAATGtgataatttggtatttgtcTTCTCCTCAACCTTGCTCAGGTGCTTTTCGCAACTCCAAGAAATAGAGATTGAGGATTGCAAGGTAATAAGTGCAATTGTTGCAGAGGAAAGAAAACATGGGATACAGGTCAATGATGACATCATTACGGATACAATTGACTTCCCTCAATTGCGTTCTTTAAATCTGAAAAGATTACCAAATTTAATGGGCTTTTGTTCTAATGTTGATTCTCAAtcacttttcaacaaaaagGTATTCTTATGACTTATGATTTAATATCCTCTACAGATTGTGATAACCTTCACACGTACACATTTTAGAGTTGAGCATTATACTAAAAGTTGAGCATGAATTTGACTGTCACTTGTGTGGAAATTACTTGCTAGTTATTCATTATTGCAAAGTCAAATCCCTTAGATATCATGATTAGGACTTTCATTTTGATGGAAAGTATTGATTCTATTAACATCATTTACTTCCCACAAATTACTAGATTGACGTAATTTGCTTACGAAATTTCCTTATGAGGGAATATGTTAGACAAACACGTATCACACCAATCTTCTTATTAGTCAACAATTGATTTTCTTTGTGCATGTCAAATTACTTCAATCATGTCCTTTTTATTTCCTTACTTAACTTATTTGATCATTTGTAATATAATTAGATTGTTTAAAttagtttgtttatttactAGTGTTAAGGTCCAAACTAAGTTTGTTAACCATAGAAATCTAGAGggaaattgtatatatatttttattgccGTTTTAAGCTTCAATAAAACTTAAACTACCCCCATTTTCAACTCTCATTCTcgtttaaaacaaaaacaaaaacaaaaaaaaaacaaacaagtcTGGTTGGGTCGGGTGCTCATTACCCAACGGGACGGGAAGAGAAAAATTGTTGCTAAAGTGGTTTGGGTATGAGTGCAAACATTAAAATCGGATGCAATGGGTTTGTGCCAGTGGGGTAGCAATGGGTTTGTGCTaaagttgtgttttgttttccttttccccCTTTCTTTTATTAGTTTCTTCCATGTTCTACTTGCTTCGTGGGTTTTaggaatataatttaattaacttttcTCATGTTTGTCTTTATGTCTTATTCTCAAcataaatcttcttcttctttgggtAATATAAAGGTATGTTATTGACTCACTCAATAAACATGCGAGAATTGTAGGTTGCATTTTCTAACTTGGAGAATCTACACATCGATGCCATATATAAGCTGAAGATGTTGTGGCACAATCAACTCGATCTAGATTCTTTTTGCAAGCTAAAACAATTGCGTGTTGATGACTGTGAAAATCTAATAAACATTTTTCAGCCTAATATCTTGAAAAGACTCCCGAATCTTGAAGATTTGCAGATAAGAAATTGCAATTTAGTAGAAGAGGTATTTgaagttcgagggaaaaatgGTGATGAAATATGTGATATGGTGGTATCCACTCAGTTCAAAGTCTTGAAGTTAATCAATCTACTGAATCTTAAGCATGTATGGTCTTCGGGTCCCCAAGCAATTTTAACATTTCCAAATCTACATGAAGTTGAAGTTTCTAACTGTAAAAGTATGAAAAGTCTCTTTCCAGCTTCGGTGGCCAAAAGTCTTAAACAACTGAAGAAGCTAAAAATACACGATTGTGGATTGGAGGAAATTGTTGCTATGGAAGAAGGATTGGAAACAGTGACTAAGTTTGTGTTCCCACAACTAGTCTCTCTAAGTCTTGAATTGATGCCTAACCTCAAATGTTTCTATCCAGGAAAACACACTATAGAGTGGCCATCACTAAAACAGTTGATGATACTCAAATGCGACAAAGTGAAGATTGTTGCTTTGAATGAATTAAGCTTCCCAAATACAGATGGGTTGGGCCATGATGTTCCGATTCAGCCTCCCTTTTTCCAGATTGAAAAGGTATGGACTTGTACTTGTTTCTTTGTTGACATGGATATAAAATGTTTGCATTGTATAGCTTTTATACTTGATGGACATCGTttgtttgacattttttttccgTTAAAATgatttccacttttttttttttttttaatgggaaaatgATTTCCACTTAATGCTTCATATAAATCTAAATGGAGCTCTGCCGTTTAACCTCTACGAAACTGAATGAAGATATAAATCTAAATGGAGCTCTGCGGTTTAACCTCTACGAAACTGAATGAAGAtagtaaaaatgtttttttttttttttttggggtggttGTACtgctccaaaatttttttttttcaccaatatCTTTCGGTTACATGCCTTCAATTCTTCCCACCTGAAATATACTTTTTCCCCCTTAATTGTGCACCACCGAGTCCTTAGTCCAAtcatttctttttaactttgattttatatttttataactaTCCTAACTTGCACTACAACCAAAATCCTTCCTTcatcattatcaaaaaaaaaaaaaaaaaaaattccttccttcatatgattaaaaaataaaaataaaaagataaaatatcaattttgtccctatatttttacaaaattttgttttttatccctaaattttacaaaacattaTACTTTTCATCCTTTTGTCTATGTATATTCTTCTGCCTCTGTTTTGCAATCTTGCTTCCTCCGTCTCTTTCTAATCTTGAACCTTTCAGTTTCTCACCTCCCCTCTATTTTTTCACATCTCCAATATATAGCATTGACTCACGgtttaaaataatgacatagctACATCCcataattttccaaattttatgacttcttcctctttttcctcTAGGATTCCTCAAACACATCACTTTAGAGCCAATAAAATTTActtcccaccccccccccccccctttttttttccttttgggtgTTGGAATCTATTCATTATCATATACATTGCCATTTGCCAATTATTTTAGGTGTGATTTAGTATTtcaactctctttttttggattCTCTGCAATTTTCATATTACAGTTGTTAATTGTTTGTGATTGAGAGATATGAAGATTGAGAGCTCACTATATATATGGTTAGTTAGGGATGTACAAAGGAAGACGAAATTAGCATAGGGAGAATCATGTGAGTTAAGGTTAAATCATACCGTTAGTAGAATGAGCATAAAAATGAAGGTCGATTCTGTATTTTACAGCATATTTGAGATTCACTCTGTCCTAAATTTGATCATACAAGAGtgataatcttgattcttgagtcactcactcttaagtcttaacccaTATGTCACCATGATCTTGACCTTAGTGTAgcaattctttttctctttgcaaGAAAACTGACGAGattgataaattttgttaatgGATGAGAGAGATTATATTATACAAAGTGATAGTCTTGATTCTTGAGTAAGTCACTCTTAACCCATATGTCACCACCATGCCTCTACCAAGTTGCTGTACATTAGATTTCTTTTTGATAGTTgtggtttgtttttgttagaaTAATTGTTTgagtatatatgtttttaagCAAAATTCGTTAGTGAGAGCTGGGAATATTCTTAGGCGTAGGAAATCATTAGGAATTGATACATGGAGGACCAAGAAAGAGTAGGAGGTTATAATAAGTCAAGGAAGAGTGACTCATTGGAGGCTTGATTAACCGAGGTAGCCCAGTGAATGGGAgcatcataaaaaaatttcttaaatgaTGTTAgtgattaactttttttttggacgATGTTTTCTTTGATTATCAAGAATCTTcagcaaagtataagaaaagaaaaatgagtgtCTTATATATTGGTACGTAGAAAGTCTttatatttaaatcaaatatatatatatatatatatatatattttacaataaacGGCGCAAAACTCAATTATAGCAATCTACAATTGTATGTAGAGCATTCGGTTAAACATAAAGAGATTCTCTTCATTTAGCCTTCATGCATCTTATCAAAATATTGCAGTTATAACAAAGTATTAATTAATTGCTATATGTTAATGggataaatatatttatttcaatgtattaattatatgtatatggttaactaattatttataaatagatttatata is part of the Quercus robur chromosome 9, dhQueRobu3.1, whole genome shotgun sequence genome and harbors:
- the LOC126698785 gene encoding probable disease resistance protein At4g27220 isoform X5, producing the protein MEFLTETVKVFVEKTVGYTIAAVGRQMGYLRYKKNVDNLNNKFDDLKGARDGVQRKVQAASYNVEEIEANVQRWQTRVQGITAEVEEFFEKEGQAKLKCFNLKARYQIGKKAHKMGLAVKELKDEADTFHTVGHRVPIDGGTTISTKGYEDFESRKSIFDGVMKALKDDTIPAIGVCGMGGLGKTMLVGKIATQAMKDKLFERIVTVVVSQTPNLKQIQKEIAKELQLKFKDEDTDFQQAHLLRERLKKEKILLIVDDIWNKIDLDALGISLGDDRKGSKLLLTSRFRDVLVNDMDAEKIFQVEVLSNEEAKFLFVKIVGDFAETLNFQSTMVEVVKECAGLPIAITTVANTLKNKKNPNVWKDALQQLKRANPTQIKGMHEKVYLSIKFSYNFLSKEAQSLFLFCSSFKEDMVIQIDLLWRYLVGLDFLEDVYKMEEVRNRVHTLVEILKDSCLLLEGKWSGTFKMHDVIRDVAIHIADKEKKMLTIRSSDDSEKLSNMKKMKDSIGIALFEAKFSELPQRLECPQLNFIILGDKENSLQIPNHIFEGAKNLKVLVLMRLSLPLPSSLSLLQNLQTLALVECDSEDLALIGELKNLKALVLVDSKIENLPIGIRQLTHLQLLDLRRCTELEAIPSNVLSNLKNLEEIHMNQSFNQWQVGGEITERSNARVSELDHLLHLTTLCIHIPNPNILPNALLFDKLVRYEILIGPDWYWNSNSRVEFEISRTLKIDLDRSLQEEDGIKILLKGCEHLTLAPGKGIKNILSEVDKEGFPRLKHLYVQNSVEIQYIIDSICVAFPVLELLSLVNMINLENICHNQLAMGSFHNLRKLEIRKCDNLVFVFSSTLLRCFSQLQEIEIEDCKVISAIVAEERKHGIQVNDDIITDTIDFPQLRSLNLKRLPNLMGFCSNVDSQSLFNKKVAFSNLEDICISDKDNLKMLWHNYQLVPDSFCKLKNLGVARCKNLMNIFPPNMLRRLQNLENLEIRDCNSVEEVLDIRGENVDEICDTVSNKLKVLTLFNLPKLKHVWSLNVQAILTFQNLHNIKVSNCKSLKSLFPVSVAKSLEQLRYLEIHDCGLEEIVAMKEGLEIVTKFVFPQLFHLNLDSLPELKCFYPGKHTSEWPSLKYLYISKCDKVKTFASNELSFSDTNELGHHVQVQQPLFLFEKAAFPNLEVIHINDMDNLKMLWHNHQLVPDSFCKLKSLFVGGCKNLINIFPPNMLRRLQNLEDLYIRNCNSVEEVFEIKGAIVDEICDMVSTRLRVLCLSNLPKLKHVWSLDLQAILTFQNLHKVKVSNCKSMKNLFPASVAKSLKQLKKLNIHDCGLEEIVALEEGVETAIKFVFPRITSLDLESLPELKYFYPGKHILEWPSLKRLRIKNCDKVKIIASNELSFQERDELGHHVQIQQPLFPIEKDTLSNFEELKLNWDDTIYQTYDRLKAQLSCKLKVLGLYGKDRSTAFPWLFVHGLYNVKELDISNFFLEEICPCGIVDNEGQYAEMFERLTTLHLSKMPKLMHLWKENSQQGRGIQNLESLHVSYCGRLKNLVPSSMCFRNLYTLEVSECHGLISLATSSTVKSLVQLKALTLSGCKRMREIVTNEGEGEAGDEICFNQLTDLSLNDLPTLGSFFHLGNRTMKFPSLEFLYVFGCPELKIFSNGVLSMQKLSHVRLDGNIWWKYQEGLFPVEDVNTFIKRCWEKNNDPCLRQLFTQKTNASTSEAGEENDVDDLEDDSM
- the LOC126698785 gene encoding uncharacterized protein LOC126698785 isoform X1 produces the protein MEFLTETVKVFVEKTVGYTIAAVGRQMGYLRYKKNVDNLNNKFDDLKGARDGVQRKVQAASYNVEEIEANVQRWQTRVQGITAEVEEFFEKEGQAKLKCFNLKARYQIGKKAHKMGLAVKELKDEADTFHTVGHRVPIDGGTTISTKGYEDFESRKSIFDGVMKALKDDTIPAIGVCGMGGLGKTMLVGKIATQAMKDKLFERIVTVVVSQTPNLKQIQKEIAKELQLKFKDEDTDFQQAHLLRERLKKEKILLIVDDIWNKIDLDALGISLGDDRKGSKLLLTSRFRDVLVNDMDAEKIFQVEVLSNEEAKFLFVKIVGDFAETLNFQSTMVEVVKECAGLPIAITTVANTLKNKKNPNVWKDALQQLKRANPTQIKGMHEKVYLSIKFSYNFLSKEAQSLFLFCSSFKEDMVIQIDLLWRYLVGLDFLEDVYKMEEVRNRVHTLVEILKDSCLLLEGKWSGTFKMHDVIRDVAIHIADKEKKMLTIRSSDDSEKLSNMKKMKDSIGIALFEAKFSELPQRLECPQLNFIILGDKENSLQIPNHIFEGAKNLKVLVLMRLSLPLPSSLSLLQNLQTLALVECDSEDLALIGELKNLKALVLVDSKIENLPIGIRQLTHLQLLDLRRCTELEAIPSNVLSNLKNLEEIHMNQSFNQWQVGGEITERSNARVSELDHLLHLTTLCIHIPNPNILPNALLFDKLVRYEILIGPDWYWNSNSRVEFEISRTLKIDLDRSLQEEDGIKILLKGCEHLTLAPGKGIKNILSEVDKEGFPRLKHLYVQNSVEIQYIIDSICVAFPVLELLSLVNMINLENICHNQLAMGSFHNLRKLEIRKCDNLVFVFSSTLLRCFSQLQEIEIEDCKVISAIVAEERKHGIQVNDDIITDTIDFPQLRSLNLKRLPNLMGFCSNVDSQSLFNKKVAFSNLENLHIDAIYKLKMLWHNQLDLDSFCKLKQLRVDDCENLINIFQPNILKRLPNLEDLQIRNCNLVEEVFEVRGKNGDEICDMVVSTQFKVLKLINLLNLKHVWSSGPQAILTFPNLHEVEVSNCKSMKSLFPASVAKSLKQLKKLKIHDCGLEEIVAMEEGLETVTKFVFPQLVSLSLELMPNLKCFYPGKHTIEWPSLKQLMILKCDKVKIVALNELSFPNTDGLGHDVPIQPPFFQIEKVAFSNLEDICISDKDNLKMLWHNYQLVPDSFCKLKNLGVARCKNLMNIFPPNMLRRLQNLENLEIRDCNSVEEVLDIRGENVDEICDTVSNKLKVLTLFNLPKLKHVWSLNVQAILTFQNLHNIKVSNCKSLKSLFPVSVAKSLEQLRYLEIHDCGLEEIVAMKEGLEIVTKFVFPQLFHLNLDSLPELKCFYPGKHTSEWPSLKYLYISKCDKVKTFASNELSFSDTNELGHHVQVQQPLFLFEKAAFPNLEVIHINDMDNLKMLWHNHQLVPDSFCKLKSLFVGGCKNLINIFPPNMLRRLQNLEDLYIRNCNSVEEVFEIKGAIVDEICDMVSTRLRVLCLSNLPKLKHVWSLDLQAILTFQNLHKVKVSNCKSMKNLFPASVAKSLKQLKKLNIHDCGLEEIVALEEGVETAIKFVFPRITSLDLESLPELKYFYPGKHILEWPSLKRLRIKNCDKVKIIASNELSFQERDELGHHVQIQQPLFPIEKDTLSNFEELKLNWDDTIYQTYDRLKAQLSCKLKVLGLYGKDRSTAFPWLFVHGLYNVKELDISNFFLEEICPCGIVDNEGQYAEMFERLTTLHLSKMPKLMHLWKENSQQGRGIQNLESLHVSYCGRLKNLVPSSMCFRNLYTLEVSECHGLISLATSSTVKSLVQLKALTLSGCKRMREIVTNEGEGEAGDEICFNQLTDLSLNDLPTLGSFFHLGNRTMKFPSLEFLYVFGCPELKIFSNGVLSMQKLSHVRLDGNIWWKYQEGLFPVEDVNTFIKRCWEKNNDPCLRQLFTQKTNASTSEAGEENDVDDLEDDSM
- the LOC126698785 gene encoding uncharacterized protein LOC126698785 isoform X3, which codes for MGLAVKELKDEADTFHTVGHRVPIDGGTTISTKGYEDFESRKSIFDGVMKALKDDTIPAIGVCGMGGLGKTMLVGKIATQAMKDKLFERIVTVVVSQTPNLKQIQKEIAKELQLKFKDEDTDFQQAHLLRERLKKEKILLIVDDIWNKIDLDALGISLGDDRKGSKLLLTSRFRDVLVNDMDAEKIFQVEVLSNEEAKFLFVKIVGDFAETLNFQSTMVEVVKECAGLPIAITTVANTLKNKKNPNVWKDALQQLKRANPTQIKGMHEKVYLSIKFSYNFLSKEAQSLFLFCSSFKEDMVIQIDLLWRYLVGLDFLEDVYKMEEVRNRVHTLVEILKDSCLLLEGKWSGTFKMHDVIRDVAIHIADKEKKMLTIRSSDDSEKLSNMKKMKDSIGIALFEAKFSELPQRLECPQLNFIILGDKENSLQIPNHIFEGAKNLKVLVLMRLSLPLPSSLSLLQNLQTLALVECDSEDLALIGELKNLKALVLVDSKIENLPIGIRQLTHLQLLDLRRCTELEAIPSNVLSNLKNLEEIHMNQSFNQWQVGGEITERSNARVSELDHLLHLTTLCIHIPNPNILPNALLFDKLVRYEILIGPDWYWNSNSRVEFEISRTLKIDLDRSLQEEDGIKILLKGCEHLTLAPGKGIKNILSEVDKEGFPRLKHLYVQNSVEIQYIIDSICVAFPVLELLSLVNMINLENICHNQLAMGSFHNLRKLEIRKCDNLVFVFSSTLLRCFSQLQEIEIEDCKVISAIVAEERKHGIQVNDDIITDTIDFPQLRSLNLKRLPNLMGFCSNVDSQSLFNKKVAFSNLENLHIDAIYKLKMLWHNQLDLDSFCKLKQLRVDDCENLINIFQPNILKRLPNLEDLQIRNCNLVEEVFEVRGKNGDEICDMVVSTQFKVLKLINLLNLKHVWSSGPQAILTFPNLHEVEVSNCKSMKSLFPASVAKSLKQLKKLKIHDCGLEEIVAMEEGLETVTKFVFPQLVSLSLELMPNLKCFYPGKHTIEWPSLKQLMILKCDKVKIVALNELSFPNTDGLGHDVPIQPPFFQIEKVAFSNLEDICISDKDNLKMLWHNYQLVPDSFCKLKNLGVARCKNLMNIFPPNMLRRLQNLENLEIRDCNSVEEVLDIRGENVDEICDTVSNKLKVLTLFNLPKLKHVWSLNVQAILTFQNLHNIKVSNCKSLKSLFPVSVAKSLEQLRYLEIHDCGLEEIVAMKEGLEIVTKFVFPQLFHLNLDSLPELKCFYPGKHTSEWPSLKYLYISKCDKVKTFASNELSFSDTNELGHHVQVQQPLFLFEKAAFPNLEVIHINDMDNLKMLWHNHQLVPDSFCKLKSLFVGGCKNLINIFPPNMLRRLQNLEDLYIRNCNSVEEVFEIKGAIVDEICDMVSTRLRVLCLSNLPKLKHVWSLDLQAILTFQNLHKVKVSNCKSMKNLFPASVAKSLKQLKKLNIHDCGLEEIVALEEGVETAIKFVFPRITSLDLESLPELKYFYPGKHILEWPSLKRLRIKNCDKVKIIASNELSFQERDELGHHVQIQQPLFPIEKDTLSNFEELKLNWDDTIYQTYDRLKAQLSCKLKVLGLYGKDRSTAFPWLFVHGLYNVKELDISNFFLEEICPCGIVDNEGQYAEMFERLTTLHLSKMPKLMHLWKENSQQGRGIQNLESLHVSYCGRLKNLVPSSMCFRNLYTLEVSECHGLISLATSSTVKSLVQLKALTLSGCKRMREIVTNEGEGEAGDEICFNQLTDLSLNDLPTLGSFFHLGNRTMKFPSLEFLYVFGCPELKIFSNGVLSMQKLSHVRLDGNIWWKYQEGLFPVEDVNTFIKRCWEKNNDPCLRQLFTQKTNASTSEAGEENDVDDLEDDSM